The Sebastes umbrosus isolate fSebUmb1 chromosome 4, fSebUmb1.pri, whole genome shotgun sequence genomic sequence GTTAAAATATTACCGTATTTCCCTGTTTCTTTTGTTGCCACTAAAATCAAACAAACCCCCCGGCACATTCGCACTCTTTCTTGACGGGTTGGCTAGTTACGTATTGGAAGGTATCCAATCAGTGTGCGTGTGTAGCTCAGCTAGCAAGGTGCCCAGTTCGCTGTCAGATTGTTAGCAGTCAAAAGGTTGCACAGGTGCCAACTGTCAGGTACCCTCAAGGTTTTCTATTTACTTTCATGTACATTGCAGTTAAATTGGAAAACGTACACGTTGTATGAACTTTTTGCAATGTAACAAGTTCCTTTTAAAAGTAAGTTTTGTGCCGCTGTGTTTTGCTGTACGTCTCCAAACACTGATAAACACATATCGCATAGCTGCTGGGAGATTTTCACGGATATGGTTTGGGGGGAATCTTTTTCTATTATCTGATTAGGTGTCCCCCCTCCCTCAaccccctgctctctctctgtccctctctctgcaggcagaaggaaagaggcagggtgacgcgtcatgaacgcgACATCAGTTACACtacgcatgtcttaaagcctgtggtgttaatgcacaggctgagtggacaatctggacaatatttgtcaatgttttgtgctgttaattgatttccattaataaatatatacatacatttgcataaagcaagcatatatgtccactcccatgttgataagagtattaaatacttgacaaatctccccttaaggtaaatttttgagcagataaaaagggtgtgattaatcacgattaactatggacaatcatgcaattagtcacgattaaatatttctaatccattgacagccctaagatACATAACCTACATGCACATAATTTGTAGCTGAGAGTCAGAAATGTGCATACATAGTGGCATAGTCCTTTAAGAAGTATATCTAGACTTGGAACCAATAAGggaaaatgaaaagaagaagagatgttttcacagctacAAAGGGATCTATCCAATACCCAGGTTAATTGTCTTCATCAAAACAGGAAattactcttacatttaaatgcattataaatgttaaattgatACATGTTGGAAGAGTTTccatataaagaaaaaaacacaaaaggaagCTCCACTCTACAGGGCAAGGTAAGAGGAGCAGTATCCACCCCCTCCATAATAATCTGCTCATTTAAGTATTTTTACAGGGCCAAAGGAGCAGCTGCACTTCTTCAGTTTAAGACTGCAGAGTACACTCAGAGTGCCAGGATTGCACTCAGCCTCTGTCTCAGAAGACATCTACTGCACCGTTTAATACGACTTCCCGGCCAGATTTACTGTGATGGCTTTTGAGGCAAAGAGGTATAATATGACAAAACACGGCCCTATAACCCCGGGATATTCAACAATGTTTAGTGGTGAGTCCCATTTAGCTGGAGGATTGGCAAATATATTGCTTTCCTCCCTTCTCATGTACAGAATTTCAATAAAATGGGGCAGTAAATCAGGCTTGAATTCAAACTTGTGACTGCTCTTTTACGGTATAGGCCTCTGTATTTGAGCTGGGTGGGGGATGGGGTGTTGTGGTTGTGTGGGTGCATGTACTGTCCATTACTGCATTGTACTGTGTCGTCATTTGCttcttattagggctgtcaatcgaactaaaatatttaatcgcgattaatcgcatgattgtcgatagttaatcgtgattaatcgcaaattaatcacattttttatctgttcaaaatgtaccttaaagggagatttgtcaagtatttaatactcttatcaacatgggagtgggcaaatatgcttgctttattgtaaatgtatgtgtatatttattattggaaattaattaataacacaaaacattgacaaatccagaaaccctcacaggtactgcatttagcataaaaaatatgctcaaatcagaacatggcaaactcaagcccaacaggcaacaacagcttcagggacccctttgaaaatatccacgtcagtttttccttgccaaaatgtatcgcaactttgtagttatttaaccttctttgcCACAACCTActgtagtatgacatggttggtaccgatggattccttaggtttctagtttcatataatgccaacatggctatcttcactctagctttaaaactgagcctgctacaaccaaaaatcgttgttacgttaatgcgttaaagaaattagtggcattaaaacaaatttgtgttaatatcccgttaactatgacagccctactttttaatCAATGCAAGGCTTAAACTTCTGTTAAAACTTACATGAAATAAAGTGGGAATAATGTGTTTGATACAAGTCTTGTCTAAAGTTTTTTCCCATGGTGCCCACCTTTGAGGGGTTATTTCAAcatcaaatcacacacacacacacacacacacacacacacacgcacacatacacacacacacacacacatacacaatatgTGCTGGGGGACACATTGATGGAATGTGAATGTCAGCGGACTCTTTATTTACTCTCCATATAaaacactgagcagtaattaaCAGCAGGTATCCTCCCCAGCCGGAGGGTAATTGACTGTTTCAAAGCGCCAACACTTCATAACCCaggctgtgtgcgtgtgtgtgtgtgtgtgtgtgtgtgtgtgtgtgtgtgtgtaagagagaggggaagagacaGAAACtgtatgtgagagagaaacCCAACGCGTGTTTGTGTGCGCGAGTGTATTAAAATTAACTCCTTTATATTCCACACCTCCcccacctctcctcccttcctcccaaTAAGGATAAGGGTCAGCAGTGGTGGGCAGAGCCACTCAAACGCTCCAGATTTCTTTATGAGCACATTAACATTCAGGCGTATTCATTATCAGTAAGTGTAGTAAGATGGACCAAGCGGAGACCTTGTGCCACCATCAAAATGTGCGCTGTTAATTTTAGTACGTGAGCAGAATGTTTGTGAGAGCTCGACGGAGCAGAGGTCTTTTCTTTATCAAGTCAACAGGGACAGATTTGGATCTTTACTAGTAGATacaccaaagaacgtatattgccaagaagtgaaagtcaattgttcgttcaaTTCCAACGACGGCGCCCAGCAGTAAAGCTATgtttccgccattttggactgaaagtgactatcagacgccagtaaaacatccgcctaaaaagtgccgtacaaaagtgaaacaaaattatttcaattctattgtcatattctaccgaaatggcctgtgttgaacaaaatattataaatataattagcattttcagtccaaaatggcagcttcggctgttgtaaaacaaaatactggagtttcatctctttgcttctacactctTTGGATACACTTTGCAGCCACTGACAGGAACTTCCCTTTCCGTGTACCTGGCCTACTGCAGGATTTTGAAAACCTAGTGTTTCTGCATTAGAAAAAACATAAGTAGTTTGACCTTTCTTATACAAAAGTATTTCAATTGACTTTCATACTTTTATAATCCCCTTTTTTTTGCTATTCACATCCTCATTTGACTGAAACCCCAAGCGGCATTGCAACAGTATACTATTTAGCCCCTTTCTTACATGTATCTATTTTGGGAAAAGTCCAACATATGATGAACACTGAGGTTGCTACTGGTttattcatatacagtatatatgtatgtatgtatatacatacatacatacatatatacacaatacTTACGCgtttcagcaagataatcttctgAAATGAACACCATTTCTAtgagttttgaagtgtgaaagcaatcggcagaagtaaaaagctaacgttagactataaacaaactacaccaggGTGACATGAGCGTGAGTTTACACGTAACCAAAACTCCACTTTGAAAGCGTTGTTAGTTAATTAAAGTACATCAGACGTGTACTACACATACGAACATATGTAGCAGTCAAATTAATGAGAAGCAGAGTATCTGTGGTCAGCTGCTGCTTCATGCTCACATGAGGGCCATATGTTCATTCCTCACAGGGAACATAAAGTTAACGAGAGGCTTGTTAGAATGTGTTAATTAGACTGTGTGTTTGCTAATTGATTTTTGTTAATTAGGGGTGAGGAGGTGCTAATTGTTATCTCTTAATTTATGTTAATAGGTGGCAACAGACAAGTTGTAATTttcccaacaacaacaacaacagcagcagcagtagacaCAACATGGTGTCAACCAAAGGTGCCTTCACAATTAGAGCTCCTTGGAGACATACAACCCTGATTGGCCATGACGCTAATTAATGTTAATTAGCATGTTAACAGTTACAGGCCTTTTTAACAGCAGTGCTTGGCCTTCACTGTATATGTATCTGGCTGTTTGCTATGAAATGCATGACATACTGTGAACACATGCTTCCAATAAACCAGATGAAACACATTCTGTTTAGTTGTTTCAATAAATTAGCCTATTAAAGGACAGCCAGCTGTTTGTAGGGTTTGCTTTGCCAAGTTATGTTGCTCTGGTCAGTGAGGCAGTAGAAGGCTGGCTGGGCTGTACTTGCTTATTAAAATGTACTTGTGGAGAGAGGGTTAGAACCAAATCCACTCCTTAGTGTCAACACAGTACTGtcttttatgttgattatttggaAAACCACTGATACAACTGACAACAAGCTATCAAATGACGTCCAAATCCAAATGTAagccaaatgttttatttttgtttatatgacaatacatacattacaaCACTGCTTTAGACACACACAACAGTATGtttcaataaaaacattaaaacataacataaatatataaacatcctGTGGAATAACCAATCATCTCTTCTCCTGCTTACCTACAAATACACAATGtcaatgcaacaacaacaaatgaacAGAGCATTTTTCCATTCAAATTAAATGTGGAACAGGCAATGATTAAAGCCAAAAACTAGACACCCTTGCACAGTTTTTCACAGCCGAGGCTCTTATTACTTTACCAAATAAGTGCTACAGAAGACTTTTGTAATGTAACTAAATACAGTAGCATCCCTCAACAGAACAGTACGTTTTGGTGGTTTAGTTGTCGGTTCTTGGTCTCTTGGGCAGACGGAGCCTCTCTGTGTTGAGGAACTGTTCGATTTTGGAGATCTGGGCTCTGAATGATGACTGTTGGTCTTCCCTCTCCTGAGAGCAAGAGGGCTCCCAGTCTGACCCTGAACTAGGACCTGCAGCTGAGGTAGGAGCTCTGCTACACCTAAGGAGAAACCAGCATTAGCTAGCTTTAGTCAGCAACTACACTATGATTTCCAATGATACAGCTCTTGGATATACACACTTGACATGAAGCATTATGAAATCACCTTCATATGTTAAAAATAATGAGTTAAAACTGAAATTTGGAATTCACTTTGTTAAAACATCGTATTTGTGTAACCAGCATTGTTGTCCTCATTGTCTATACTGTCATTCACTCTCACTGGGTAGGGGCAGTAGCAAGCGGCCAGCTACCTTTCTGGCTGATAACACCAATAAACTCTGCTCTACATAAATATAACTGTAATATAAGTATAACTATACTACAATAGTGTAAAATCTAAATCATTATACGTTAATGTAGTGTTTAATTTCATCACTTTAGTGACTACTGAATCATCAAGGACACAACCTAGCTGGTCAAGGACATTATCATTCAGCTAGCTAGATAGCTGTGTATTCACAACAAAATGAAACCGCATCACAAGGGTGATTTTGGATCATCTGCAACCTCTGTTGAAGCTTTGTAGTTCGAACGTCATTTCAAGTAACCTCTTCCTGACGATGTGTGAAATTATGGATTTtagaattaaagggactgtatgtaagtttttacatgtataaaaatgtaattgttttttagtgccaatgtgtgaacaggttgtaacctaaaaaaatgagaccttccgtgaCTTTCTGTCCATATccaacggatatgacgtcatgtacgctcacaagtgcctttaatttcaGCTAcgcttacagggctaacagtgtgcaaccatagctaacgtttggttagaaatggagtccgctaacgccaacaaacgaccagcccccaccacaactcagactccaacacaaactccaaaTAAGCACAAGAagacaaagttatatctagtgaagcccgtctggcaaaacaggaatgtgaccgatgTCGGGGGAAAACTGGTGTTGTGGGAGAATAGCAGAACCAGTGCGAAGAGTGTTTgtgcacgtgggaagtgagtggtgaagcaagagagcgagagcggcggcgagtgtgtgagaaaacgagCGAGCAGCGTAGCagaagttagtttagctttgagaatatcaagtgaatgtacagtggaagttgcggtttttgcagaaataaatgctgcagctcctcaagaccatcGGAAGTTTCCTGTGTCAAATTTCCCTACTGTtgagtgaagtgacgggggttaactccggagcgagtaacgttaccgACTCCGGCCCCGGAtaccaaaactacggtgtctcccTTGTGCCTtgtgaccacggtcgggaggctgaagcaggaaaagttaacactagtatcaacatcggccgggccgtCGATTCATgaagggaccttcgtttggaaAGCTAACAATACTACCAAggatgtgaaatatatagtgatattgtggttttagcctgctaatgttgctaaagTTAATTAACATGATGCCTGttaatcacgttcagtctcatgtgcgtcgcctcactgttttgatcgatgctcgctcgcgtcaACAGGACgttgactgtcgttgacttaacggcaacaggtgtcactgttaataagcagtttctgattcttacattgagTCCCTTTAAGGAGGGTTTCCCctcaaaattcaaaataaaaactccTAAGTAGAACATCTATCCTTCTTGTGTGTATGTAGGGTAAATGGACTTACCCTGGGGTGGTTTGCCATGACAGTCTGCTGACTGTGATGGATGAGGAGACTGGAAAAGAAGCTCTGCTCTCCTATGTGAAAATGACACCAAAAAGTACAAATAGTAGAGCTCAAACTACCTACTGTGAACTATTTAGCCTGCAAAGAAAATGCACTTAGAGGATTCATTCTTTCTCAAACCTCAGTGCCTCCTGAGGAGCCTAAACTTTTTGAGTAAAAGGAACATTAAGCGATAAACAAATGCGGAGCAGACAATAACCAGTGGCAACTGATATGTAACAGTATCCAGTCCAGAGAAAGTAGCCAGGCCCAGACTGAACTCTGTGTGACGTTCCCAGTGTTCAGAGTCTGCAGAAAATAAAGGCTTTGGCCCTCACTATAATTTGTTAAACTATCagagcagttttttttctcatactctaGGCATGTTGCACTCTATCTCCCTCAATTGCCAGCACCTGGATCTTATAAAACACAGAGTGACAGTTTGCGGTGATGGTGACAAAGGAGAGaatgagagtgtgtgagtgtgaaaaagtgaaaaagcaagcaagaggatggagagagtgagtgagggaCGGATGATgaagtgagagaggaagagagagagtgaggagaaGGATAAAGACTGAGtaagtgagagaggagaggtacCCAGGCGTCATTAGGTAGATTTTCTTCCACAGGTCATtcattctctgtctgtctggctgtctgCAGGACGTCTATGAGTTCAGCATACATCAGCTACATCCTTTCACTCAACACATGACTTAACATTTGTCAAAGTTTTATACCTCTAAAATCTCTCTCAGATTTTCTGTACAGGCTGTTAAATATGTTGGCCTCAGCTAGTATTTGCTTGCTCTCACATTCTGAGCTTTTTGGACcacaaaatattgaaaaagcATTATAATGTCTAGTTCTTATAAGGACATGTCAGGTTGATATAACAGACATATTTATTAAGCTCTAGCCCAAATTTCCCCAGGGGTCCACTCAGACACAGTTTGTAAAATGATGAAGCTTACAATCTGTGGAACAGAAATGACCTCAAACCAATTTATTTGATAGAGGAACTATTTTATAGGGGTCATTGTAACTTCCTCTGAGGCGGTTCATATGTTTCtacatgaacatcatgctgtggcCATTTCCTGCTGTTCAGCATCAAGTTCTAATGCAGAACAATGTTGTGGCTTTACTGTGATGACATATACTTGGGCTTCAACAGAAATAACATTTTCTACATAGCTTTAAATTGAGATCATATTCAGAGATTATTCCTACATGATGTGAGACTAAAGCCTCATTTCCAcagcaggaactttccccctggaactaagaaccttttgaggaactctttgtgtttcgaccgcagggaccagggtctcaCCAGAGacactcttagtttcattttcctcctctgcatttcattcattacatccaacgtgcatcagtaaatatatgcagcagtaaatatcgtcGCAGTGacctacattttttttccagcgtgTTTTTTAGACAGGAGGcaacactgaactgcaggctgcagagtgtgtttactgctgtgaccaccagcagccctcgtctcatgtcatgttgctttttcatacatcagtggactaatttgcctaatcttcacaggtctttagaccacggtggaaacgcagacaacagtgggccttttagttccttgaaaagtagttctgGGGACTAAAAGTTCCAgaaacttttggtggaaacccggctataGGAGCATGTACATCATCAGTGCTGTTTTACCTCTGTTACCTTTAATATTGCTATCAGTTTCAAGCTGAACTCCGTTCCATGTGGGTTGGTGGTTTATAGTGTGCAGAGCTTAGTATACTTTTTGAGTATCATTTTGTGAGTATGTCACAAGAGCATGACACAAAAGAGCAGCTTGTTACATCAAACAGGTTCTGTAACTGACCTTGTCTGCTGTTGCTGTCTCTCCCTGCGGGTGTCTCCTTGTGGAAGCTGCAGTCCCAGAGACACTGGAGGCATTCAACAGGTCCGACGCCCTGGTAATCACCAAGGGGACTAGGAAGAATGAGGTGAGATGGCAAGAACAGCAAGAGGGTAAGAATGAATGATTATTAGTGATGGTATGAATTACAGATGTGCACTGAGTTCACTATGTAAGAGGTTAAAAGTGGAGCACTGTGTTACACAATGGCTTAATGCTTATCTAATGGAGGGGATCATACAAATGCAATAATCACCTTGGTTGTGCTTGCTTTTGAGGAACATGGGTATTGTGCTGGGAGGATGTCTGAGGAGTTCACTAGGACCACTTGTATTTGGCTCAAACATAGGGGATCCCTGAAAAACACCAATGTTTTATAGAGACCgaaaaaacattgtaaaaatgctgttcatatattgtatcaattaataacaacaattaattgattgttttgtgCATCACATTTACTCATTTACTATAATACCTGTAGACACAGGTTTAGAATCTAGTCCAGTAGGATAAGCAACATGAGCAATTACATGATCAGATGGGTTTTACCTCAATTTATTAAACCGCTTATTTGAAAAACATCAATTGAAAATGGGCAAAATTGTGGATGTTTACATCTAACATTTTGGGTGATAACCTTAACGttcatttaacctttatttttgcttaaaatatAAGTTTAGTTTGCTCTGTATACATTATAATAAAGCTGTGAAAAGCATCCAACACTTggcaactcacaccaaaacaacctaGATTGATAAAAAGCGCTACAAGTAAGAgggaaaatatgtatttttgattttgtggtgaactgtccctttaaggctCTCTTGAAGGCCACTAAATGGTAATGCTAGCATGTTTTAATTGTAATACCTGAACAAACTGATGTAGGATGGAGACATCTGACTTAGTTCTGGAGCTCTCTGGTTTTCTCTGAGCACTGCCCCAGTTGAATGACGACCTGTAAGTCTTATTGCTGAGCAGAGACAACTCATTAGTATCATCAAGTGGCATTTCTTTAGCAGGAGACTGCTCATAGCATTTTGTGCTGCCAGTCTCTGGTGATGCATCGCTCTCATGACTTGAATGGACAGACAGCTTCAGATCAGTTTTAGTCGTTTTTGCATTTCCTGCGTCTTCTATTTTGTAATTTTCCGTGTGCTCCTGACTGCTGCCAGTCTCAACCCGAGATTCAAGGACCGCAGTATCTATCGTGATATCAGCACAGGCGTCCTTCACATTAGATTTTTCCACAGGTTCCAGGGCAGTCTCACAGGCATCTTTTTCACGCGTGTCTATATTTGACTGACCTTCCGTCTTCTTATATACACTAGAATCACCATCAGTTACCGGACACTTCAGCTGTCCACTCTGCTTTGAAATTTCCTGACTTTGAAGTAATGCTTGTGGTTCAACCGTTGTTCTCACTGACGTCACGTCATTCACATGTGTGTCACACTTTTCATCTGTGTGCTTCATGTCGCTGGTAATGTCAGAAGGATTACTAGGTTGCGTTTGTGTTGTCTCCATATCTTGGATACTGACAATGTCAATCGACTGAGCAGCTACTGGTGCTGTTTTGGTTTGTGAGCCACAAATACTTGACTGCGTCAGCGGTCCAGAAAGTTCAGTGGGTATATTGGCTGCTGATGGATTCTCTTCTGCGGTTTCCTCAAAAACTTGATGGGTTGGCAGCTGAGTAAGTGACTCAGCAACGGTTTGGGCCTCATCATGACATGGGCGTACCACCTCTCGAATGACAGAGTTTGACCCATGATTGACACTTTGTTGCTCATCAGAACAGAAGGTATGTACTTCTCCCCTAATCTCATATCCTTTGCTCACATGGCTGGAGTCAGAATCCTTCTCGCTGACTTTCTGAGAGAGACTTTGTGAGCAGTCTGAGGGCTCACATGCAGCCAGCGGTGGCTCAGTGTCCATGAAGTCAACGACCTGCTGTTTGTCGCTCTTCCCTGTATTCGTATCAGTAGTCGTCTGGGCCGGTATCTGGGTTTCTGCTGTGTGTAGCCctgtctttcctctctcctccgctCCACATGTCCCTTTTCCCTCTGCTCTATCTTGTGTTTCTGTTCCAGGCTGTTTGGGGTCGCCTGCATCCTCTGTTGACCCCTGGCTATCCTCTCGTCTGTCTGCTCTATCTGTTGTTTGGGCCGTGAGcgttcctctcttttctccagcacttcctccttctccttggACTTCTTCTCTATTCAACTGCTGCTCCTcgtttctttccctctcttctctgtcGTTTTTCACTTGTTTCGCATCATCTTTCCATCCCTGTTCTTCCTCACTCATTCCTCCATTACCTTCATCACTCTTTTCTTTGGTTAGTAAGTCTACAGATCCATTGTTAGACCTGTGGCCAGGGCTTGATACAGTTGAtactgttgaaaaaaataagtcagCTGGTCAAATTGTACTCGTCATAAAAATACCATAGCTTCATAAATAAAAGCAATACAGCTTGTATGTTCTGAGTAAAATGCTTTGATGAATTCTCAGTATAACAAGTGATAATATATGTTTATCtgctgtatgtttatatttagctGGCTGACC encodes the following:
- the LOC119487175 gene encoding nucleoprotein TPR-like isoform X1 — translated: MDLSADSGTLPTHTTAGGAVLVQELCLSNARCQTESGGTILLKLLEFKTHLLETVEELHIRRDAETRFEDQISKLVLEKQELEWEKESLQHQIETTANQHTESLINVKKQLQAKIRNIEEEKGKYQVSAEIKDKEINNLKEELKSLQLLKYNLEKKSSELEQKLSLQSRSKDSHLNQLGEVEKRFSALSRQCAMVKQAHEKLEQNVDEAMKIKKKLTTANEKHEATIASLKKELEEVSNKLIKAKMSSVRHDKAHSPTGREQHCQQLHQKLIMETEMNKTLGEENVAVRAEKQEVMRSLQHTQQLLLSQTQTVSRVELELQTHREQYQALKQEQRVMREKSTAMEDKVAQLMESYAASKNSWDKEKTKLLDCIKSEQQDLKAVKEVYDELHKEHTELSSQAKVQAQHIYALEMRDSSQNFGVSTEVFPAFLEEIRGEETLEEPISSSELPSFGSLQHLASTQTKNPDCLEDTGAVTKLVATGAAGVSTVSSPGHRSNNGSVDLLTKEKSDEGNGGMSEEEQGWKDDAKQVKNDREERERNEEQQLNREEVQGEGGSAGEKRGTLTAQTTDRADRREDSQGSTEDAGDPKQPGTETQDRAEGKGTCGAEERGKTGLHTAETQIPAQTTTDTNTGKSDKQQVVDFMDTEPPLAACEPSDCSQSLSQKVSEKDSDSSHVSKGYEIRGEVHTFCSDEQQSVNHGSNSVIREVVRPCHDEAQTVAESLTQLPTHQVFEETAEENPSAANIPTELSGPLTQSSICGSQTKTAPVAAQSIDIVSIQDMETTQTQPSNPSDITSDMKHTDEKCDTHVNDVTSVRTTVEPQALLQSQEISKQSGQLKCPVTDGDSSVYKKTEGQSNIDTREKDACETALEPVEKSNVKDACADITIDTAVLESRVETGSSQEHTENYKIEDAGNAKTTKTDLKLSVHSSHESDASPETGSTKCYEQSPAKEMPLDDTNELSLLSNKTYRSSFNWGSAQRKPESSRTKSDVSILHQFVQGSPMFEPNTSGPSELLRHPPSTIPMFLKSKHNQVPLVITRASDLLNASSVSGTAASTRRHPQGETATADKESRASFPVSSSITVSRLSWQTTPGCSRAPTSAAGPSSGSDWEPSCSQEREDQQSSFRAQISKIEQFLNTERLRLPKRPRTDN
- the LOC119487175 gene encoding nucleoprotein TPR-like isoform X2 gives rise to the protein MDLSADSGTLPTHTTAGGAVLVQELCLSNARCQTESGGTILLKLLEFKTHLLETVEELHIRRDAETRFEDQISKLVLEKQELEWEKESLQHQIETTANQHTESLINVKKQLQAKIRNIEEEKGKYQVSAEIKDKEINNLKEELKSLQLLKYNLEKKSSELEQKLSLQSRSKDSHLNQLGEVEKRFSALSRQCAMVKQAHEKLEQNVDEAMKIKKKLTTANEKHEATIASLKKELEEVSNKLIKAKMSSVRHDKAHSPTGREQHCQQLHQKLIMETEMNKTLGEENVAVRAEKQEVMRSLQHTQQLLLSQTQTVSRVELELQTHREQYQEQRVMREKSTAMEDKVAQLMESYAASKNSWDKEKTKLLDCIKSEQQDLKAVKEVYDELHKEHTELSSQAKVQAQHIYALEMRDSSQNFGVSTEVFPAFLEEIRGEETLEEPISSSELPSFGSLQHLASTQTKNPDCLEDTGAVTKLVATGAAGVSTVSSPGHRSNNGSVDLLTKEKSDEGNGGMSEEEQGWKDDAKQVKNDREERERNEEQQLNREEVQGEGGSAGEKRGTLTAQTTDRADRREDSQGSTEDAGDPKQPGTETQDRAEGKGTCGAEERGKTGLHTAETQIPAQTTTDTNTGKSDKQQVVDFMDTEPPLAACEPSDCSQSLSQKVSEKDSDSSHVSKGYEIRGEVHTFCSDEQQSVNHGSNSVIREVVRPCHDEAQTVAESLTQLPTHQVFEETAEENPSAANIPTELSGPLTQSSICGSQTKTAPVAAQSIDIVSIQDMETTQTQPSNPSDITSDMKHTDEKCDTHVNDVTSVRTTVEPQALLQSQEISKQSGQLKCPVTDGDSSVYKKTEGQSNIDTREKDACETALEPVEKSNVKDACADITIDTAVLESRVETGSSQEHTENYKIEDAGNAKTTKTDLKLSVHSSHESDASPETGSTKCYEQSPAKEMPLDDTNELSLLSNKTYRSSFNWGSAQRKPESSRTKSDVSILHQFVQGSPMFEPNTSGPSELLRHPPSTIPMFLKSKHNQVPLVITRASDLLNASSVSGTAASTRRHPQGETATADKESRASFPVSSSITVSRLSWQTTPGCSRAPTSAAGPSSGSDWEPSCSQEREDQQSSFRAQISKIEQFLNTERLRLPKRPRTDN